A stretch of DNA from Hoeflea ulvae:
AGCCTTCATCACTGTATTAGAATCGCGCAAAAGCCCGAATGGATTGCCACGGCAATCCGTTTGCAGGCAAGAACCGGCAATCTCTCATTGCCGTAGGCCGCACCCATCGCTTAAATTGCGTTGCGGCCAAAGCTGGCTTGTCGCCCTGCCCCTGATTCTAAGGACACCATCATGACCGTCCCGCCCGACCAGAGCCCGTTTGTGGTTTCATTCGACTGGCTTCAACAGCGGCTCGGCCAGCCTGACCTCAAGATCGTCGACGCGTCGTGGTATCTGCCGGCGCAAAACCGCGACGGCAGCGCCGAATATGCCGAAAGCCGCATCCCCGGCGCCGTGTTCTTCAATCAGGACAGCATCGTTGACCCTAAATCGGACCTGCCGCACACCATTGCCGGTTCAGACGATTTCGCCCGCGCAGCCGGTGCGCTTGGCCTGTCGGAAACCGACACGATCGTGGTCTATGACGGCCCCGGCATGTTCACCGCACCGCGGGTCTGGTGGCTGCTGCGCATCTTCGGCGCCGGCAAGGCCTATGTGCTCGACGGCGGTTTCGACGCCTGGAAGACACAGGGACTTCCGGTGGAAACCGGTCAGCCTGCCGCACCCGAACCTGCCAGCTTTACCGCAAGCCTCAACGCCCGCGCCGTTTCCGGCCTTGACGAGATGCGGACGATTGTCGAAACCGGGGCAGCCCAGATCGCCGATGCCCGCGGTCCCGGCCGCTTCACCGGCGTCGAGGCCGAGCCGCGCAAGGGCATGCGCTCGGGCCATATGCCCGGCGCCCGCAATGTTCCGTTCAACACGCTCTCAAAGGGCGGAAAACTCAAACCCCTCCGCGAGTTGCGCATGGTTCTTGAATCATCCGGACTGGATCTGCAAAAGCCGGTCGTGACCACCTGCGGATCAGGCGTCACCGCCGCCGTCATCACGCTGGCGCTGCAGTCACTCGGCCATCGCGACAACACGCTCTATGACGGCTCCTGGTCGGAATGGGGCGGCCGCGACGACACCGTGATCGTCACCGGAGAGGCTTGAGATGGCAAGACCCGCCAAACCGAAATCGCTCAAGGCAACCGTCACCCATCTGCAGATGACCCGGCGTCCGCGTGCGATCACGCCACTGCCGGTCAATCTTCATGCAACGCTGATGAAGGCCACCGACATTCCGCTGCATTTCTACCGCTACCTGCAATGGCAGGTTGGCCGGGAATGGCACTGGGTCAACCGCCTGCGGATGAGCGACGAGCATCTGTCGAAAATCGTCCACGCCAGGACCACCCGCATATTCGTGCTCAGCGTCGATGGCGCGCCCGCGGGCTTCTTTGAGCTGAGCGACATCGATGACGCGACTGTCGAATTGTCGTTTTTCGGCCTGATGAGCCATGTGCGCAGACGCGGACTGGGCGAATGGATGCTTGGCCAGGCCGTCTCCACCGCCTGGGCCTCGACACCTGTGCGCGTGCTGGTCTCGACCAACACGCTCGACCACCCCGCCGCACTGCCGCTTTATCAGAAGATGGGCTTTGAACCGGTGAGCCAGAACCAGGCGATCGTCCGCCCGCTGGCCGACGCGGAAATCCTGGCGCTGATGAAGGCCGAAACGCCCGCCAGTGGCTGAAATCGGGTGGCGCGCAAGCGCGGCATCGGCCTAACTCGCAGCTCAACGTGAGCAAGCGAGGACATCATGCAAATCCGATTTGAACCGATGGACATGGCCACTGCCGAACATCTGCGCGGCGGCGGCGCCGACAGCTATGGCAATGTGGCGGAACGCAAGGTCTCCGATGGTGCAGGCGTACCCTGCCGCTGCTGCATGCGGCTGGTCGGCAAGGGCGAGCCCTATCTGGTTGCCGCCTGGCGCCCGTTCAGCGCCACCCACGCCTATGCCGAAACCGGCCCGGTGTTTCTCCACGCCGAGCCCTGCACGGCCGCAACGGTCGAACCGGATCAGCTGCCTGCCTTTCTTGAAAGCCCCGACTACATCCTGCGCGGCTACGACGCCGACGAGCGCATCGTCTATGGCACCGGCGGCGTCATCCGGCGCGAAGCCATCCCGGCCCGCATCAGGCAACTGCTCGGTGCGCCCGGGGTCAAGGCCGTTCACATCCGCTCATCGCGCAACAATTGCTACCATTGCAAGGCAGTGGCGGACTGACCCGCACCACAAAAGACCCGCCCGCACCATCTGGTGCGGACGGGCGCAGGCTTGTGGGCAGCCTGCCGGAGGAACGATTGGCCGATCAGGCGACCTTGAGCACCTGGTCCATGTCGGCAAGCTCATAGCCGAGCGCATCGGCCACCGGACGGCTGGTGATCCGGCCCTTGTGGACATTGAGACCGGCGCGCAGATGCCGGTCCTCGGCAATGGCCTTCAGGCCCTTGTCGGCCAGCATCAGCCCGTAATGCAGCGTCGCATTGTTGAGCGCATGCGCCGAGGTGATCGGCACCGCGCCCGGCATGTTGGCGACGCAATAATGGATCACGCCGTCAACCTCATAGGTCGGCTCGGCGTGGGTGGTGGCGTGCGAGGTCTCGAAGCAGCCGCCCTGATCAATGGCGACATCGACAATGACCGAGCCTTTCTTCATGCCCGAGAGCATTTCGCGGGTGACAAGCTTGGGCGCCGCGGCACCGGGAATCAGCACTGCGCCCACCACCATATCGGCGGAGAAGACTTCCTCTTCCAGCGCCTCGATGGTCGAGTAGCGGGTGTGAACCCGGCCGTTGAAAATGTCATCAAGCTGGCGCAACCGCGGCAGCGAGCGGTCGAGAATGGTGACATCTGCGCCCAGGCCGACGGCCATCTTGGCCGCGTTCAATCCGACCACGCCACCGCCGATAACGGTGATCTTGGCCGGCAGCACGCCCGGCACACCGCCGAGCAGAATGCCGCGGCCGCCGGTGGCCTTCTGCAGCGAAGTAGCGCCGGCCTGGATCGCCAGGCGGCCGGCCACTTCCGACATTGGCGCCAAAAGCGGCAGGCCGCCGCGGTCGTCGGTTACCGTTTCATAGGCAATCGCCGTGCAGCCGGAAGCGAGCAGGCCCTTGGTCTGGTCGGGATCG
This window harbors:
- a CDS encoding GNAT family N-acetyltransferase, whose amino-acid sequence is MARPAKPKSLKATVTHLQMTRRPRAITPLPVNLHATLMKATDIPLHFYRYLQWQVGREWHWVNRLRMSDEHLSKIVHARTTRIFVLSVDGAPAGFFELSDIDDATVELSFFGLMSHVRRRGLGEWMLGQAVSTAWASTPVRVLVSTNTLDHPAALPLYQKMGFEPVSQNQAIVRPLADAEILALMKAETPASG
- a CDS encoding DUF1203 domain-containing protein, translated to MQIRFEPMDMATAEHLRGGGADSYGNVAERKVSDGAGVPCRCCMRLVGKGEPYLVAAWRPFSATHAYAETGPVFLHAEPCTAATVEPDQLPAFLESPDYILRGYDADERIVYGTGGVIRREAIPARIRQLLGAPGVKAVHIRSSRNNCYHCKAVAD
- the sseA gene encoding 3-mercaptopyruvate sulfurtransferase, translating into MTVPPDQSPFVVSFDWLQQRLGQPDLKIVDASWYLPAQNRDGSAEYAESRIPGAVFFNQDSIVDPKSDLPHTIAGSDDFARAAGALGLSETDTIVVYDGPGMFTAPRVWWLLRIFGAGKAYVLDGGFDAWKTQGLPVETGQPAAPEPASFTASLNARAVSGLDEMRTIVETGAAQIADARGPGRFTGVEAEPRKGMRSGHMPGARNVPFNTLSKGGKLKPLRELRMVLESSGLDLQKPVVTTCGSGVTAAVITLALQSLGHRDNTLYDGSWSEWGGRDDTVIVTGEA